A section of the Paenibacillus aurantius genome encodes:
- the xerS gene encoding tyrosine recombinase XerS produces the protein MNVFRIKARQDLESRLPSMPWYIDNFVHHKLPDLSPSTLLEYVRDYEAFFSWMLAEGLSSAGSIGAITLEDLEKLHAEHIDLFKAYLASRREQANTRTTITRKLSSLKSLFHYLSQIAEDENFYPLLKRNVMAKVEIRRTQKPKERAGRLEGKLLQESEIDEFIAYLHEGYGEDIADNKQALHSYRLNKTRDACIVSLILHSGLRVSEVVNLSVEDIDLNLKLVHIQRKGSSEDAFKTAVYFRQEARDDLAHYLSLRSTAYHPPKKEKALFLTIPNGQKEGKRMTKRAIQEMVIKYAKRFGKPYLRVHMLRHSFATDYYLQNDLYKTQEQLGHASPETTQIYAHLTDKTMSRAIDNRKG, from the coding sequence ATGAACGTTTTCCGTATCAAAGCCCGTCAGGACCTGGAGTCCCGGCTTCCTTCCATGCCCTGGTATATCGATAATTTCGTTCACCATAAGCTTCCCGATCTCTCCCCTTCCACTTTACTCGAATACGTCCGGGATTATGAAGCTTTCTTCTCCTGGATGCTCGCCGAGGGGCTGTCCTCCGCTGGGTCTATCGGTGCCATCACGCTGGAGGATCTGGAGAAGCTGCATGCCGAGCATATCGACTTGTTCAAAGCTTATCTGGCCTCCCGCCGGGAGCAGGCCAACACCCGAACGACGATCACACGCAAGCTTTCTTCTTTGAAATCCTTGTTCCATTACCTCAGTCAAATAGCCGAGGACGAGAATTTCTATCCTCTTCTCAAGCGAAATGTGATGGCGAAGGTGGAGATCCGCCGCACGCAGAAGCCGAAGGAACGGGCGGGCCGGCTCGAAGGTAAGCTGCTGCAGGAGAGCGAGATCGACGAGTTCATCGCTTACCTTCACGAAGGCTATGGGGAGGATATAGCCGATAACAAGCAGGCCCTTCATTCCTACCGGCTGAACAAAACAAGAGATGCGTGCATCGTGAGCCTGATTCTGCATTCGGGCCTGCGTGTGTCCGAAGTCGTCAACCTGTCGGTCGAGGATATTGATCTGAACCTTAAGCTCGTCCACATCCAGCGCAAAGGAAGCAGCGAAGACGCCTTTAAGACCGCCGTCTATTTCCGCCAGGAAGCCCGGGATGATCTGGCCCACTACTTGTCCTTGCGCTCCACCGCGTACCATCCGCCCAAAAAGGAAAAAGCCCTGTTCCTCACGATACCGAACGGGCAAAAGGAAGGAAAGCGCATGACCAAGCGCGCGATCCAGGAAATGGTGATCAAATACGCGAAGCGGTTCGGCAAACCTTACCTGAGGGTTCACATGCTCCGGCATTCATTCGCCACCGATTATTATTTGCAGAACGACCTGTACAAAACCCAGGAGCAGCTCGGGCATGCCTCCCCGGAAACGACTCAAATCTATGCCCATCTTACCGACAAAACCATGTCCCGCGCCATCGACAACCGCAAAGGCTGA
- a CDS encoding DegV family protein: protein MAPVQIFTDSTNDLTPELLERHGIGVVPLYVTFGEESYRDGVDMYPELLYRKVETGGRLPKTAAPSPADFLNAFEPAVGEGKDIVYIGLSSALSSTVQNASLAASQLPEGRVRVVDSYNLSTGIGIQVLTAALAAEEGKSAAEIETLVTDIRTRVETAFIIDTLDYLYKGGRLSSLQNFVGSLLKIRPIVKVVDGSMILASKIRGRREKALDQLLQNVLAERDHLDNSILIVTHSMAYEEAQFVKHQLEAHTGARQVLLTETGCVISSHCGPGTVGVIYINK from the coding sequence ATGGCACCCGTTCAAATTTTTACCGACAGCACCAATGATTTAACCCCCGAGCTGCTGGAGCGGCATGGAATCGGTGTAGTTCCCCTGTATGTTACTTTTGGCGAGGAGTCGTACCGGGATGGCGTGGATATGTACCCGGAGCTTCTGTACCGCAAAGTGGAAACGGGAGGACGGCTGCCGAAGACCGCCGCGCCGTCTCCGGCCGACTTTTTGAATGCATTTGAACCGGCGGTCGGGGAAGGGAAAGACATCGTGTACATCGGGCTTTCCTCCGCCTTGTCTTCCACGGTGCAGAACGCTTCTCTTGCGGCTTCTCAGCTTCCAGAAGGCCGGGTCCGGGTCGTGGACTCTTATAACCTGTCGACGGGTATAGGCATTCAGGTTCTGACGGCAGCCCTGGCGGCGGAAGAAGGGAAGTCGGCTGCCGAGATTGAAACGCTGGTGACCGATATCCGTACTAGAGTAGAGACGGCGTTCATTATCGACACGCTGGATTATCTTTACAAGGGCGGAAGGCTGTCGAGCCTGCAGAACTTCGTAGGAAGCCTCTTGAAAATTCGTCCGATCGTCAAAGTGGTGGACGGCTCTATGATTTTGGCCTCCAAAATTCGCGGCCGACGGGAGAAGGCCCTTGATCAGCTGCTTCAAAATGTTTTGGCCGAACGTGACCATCTGGACAATAGTATTCTGATTGTTACGCACTCCATGGCTTATGAGGAAGCCCAGTTCGTGAAGCACCAGCTGGAGGCTCACACAGGAGCCAGGCAGGTTCTTCTGACTGAGACGGGCTGCGTCATTTCCAGCCATTGCGGACCCGGGACGGTCGGGGTTATTTATATCAACAAGTAG
- a CDS encoding DegV family protein produces the protein MSIQIITDGSSDLPAGWREKAGVHVVPLKVMFDEEESTSEMDAGEFYERMKQGKSLPKTSSPSPHDFLQAYRKSADRDLLVICLSSGLSSTYHHALMAKEMLLEEGFAGIIEVLDARTTSLGLGVLVMQAARLAASGRGIEETAAFVRSRIPHTATLFTLDTLENVIKGGRLDRFRGTVATVLNIKLLMQASEEGTLELVEKCRGRQNAVRRLIDFVGEKETELGDRVLGIAHSNCLDRALAVKEEIEKRYSFREIVVSDMGPVIGTYAGEGGLLLAF, from the coding sequence ATGAGCATCCAGATTATAACAGACGGCAGTTCGGATTTACCTGCAGGCTGGAGGGAGAAGGCGGGGGTCCATGTAGTTCCCTTGAAAGTAATGTTTGACGAAGAGGAGTCCACCTCGGAAATGGATGCCGGAGAATTCTACGAGCGGATGAAGCAGGGGAAATCCCTGCCCAAAACCTCAAGCCCTAGTCCTCATGATTTCCTGCAGGCTTATCGGAAGTCGGCAGACCGCGATCTTCTCGTCATCTGCCTGTCTTCGGGCCTCAGCAGCACTTATCATCATGCTTTGATGGCCAAAGAAATGCTCCTCGAAGAAGGCTTCGCAGGAATCATTGAGGTGCTCGATGCCCGTACGACTTCCCTTGGATTGGGGGTGCTGGTTATGCAGGCGGCCCGCCTTGCCGCATCAGGCAGAGGCATCGAAGAGACGGCCGCGTTCGTTCGCAGCCGAATCCCCCACACGGCGACCTTGTTTACTTTGGATACCTTGGAGAATGTTATCAAGGGAGGGAGACTCGACCGGTTCCGTGGAACCGTTGCCACCGTGCTTAACATCAAGCTCCTCATGCAGGCGAGTGAGGAAGGGACCCTGGAGCTTGTTGAGAAATGCCGGGGCAGGCAGAATGCCGTCCGCCGGCTCATTGACTTCGTAGGAGAGAAGGAAACCGAGCTCGGCGACCGCGTGCTCGGCATCGCACACTCCAACTGCCTCGACAGAGCCTTGGCGGTGAAGGAGGAGATCGAGAAGCGGTATTCCTTCCGGGAAATCGTGGTGTCGGATATGGGACCGGTCATCGGGACCTATGCAGGAGAAGGCGGTCTTCTCCTGGCTTTTTAG